In methanogenic archaeon ISO4-H5, the following are encoded in one genomic region:
- a CDS encoding bifunctional phosphopantothenate-cysteine ligase/phosphopantothenoylcysteine decarboxylase CoaBC, with translation MHPSEEIYCEKSNRLSGKTIVLGITGSIAAVESFHMIRELIRHGAKVIPVMTEAAQKLVAPDAIEFASGNKPILEIGGQTEHIKYLGDRSDADLFLIYPATANTISKMANGIDDTPVTTMATVALGGGIPIAVAPAMHGMMMENPAVSRNLETLASWGVNIIGPHMSGGRAKVASVSEVAAWAIKLLSRDDLLGKKILIIGGRSEEPLDNMRLITNRSTGMMAVALAERAFERGADVELWMGGCSVPLPDYIPLRRYASVSDLIGMLDDVDHDIVIVPAALADFTPENKVEGKIPSDKGFDMKMNPVPKVLPLLRQKCDKVIGYKAESGLSRDALIAKARDRLEKYDLSAVIANDIDSAGKTSANVLLVTGDKATDITGSKPAISEIILNYVSEKL, from the coding sequence ATGCACCCCAGTGAAGAGATATATTGCGAGAAGAGCAACAGGCTGTCAGGAAAGACCATCGTACTGGGAATTACAGGCAGCATCGCAGCCGTCGAGAGTTTCCATATGATAAGGGAGCTCATCCGCCACGGTGCGAAGGTGATCCCGGTCATGACCGAAGCCGCACAGAAGCTCGTCGCACCCGATGCCATCGAGTTCGCCTCGGGCAACAAGCCGATATTGGAGATCGGGGGCCAGACGGAGCACATAAAATACCTGGGTGACCGCTCCGATGCAGATCTCTTCCTTATCTATCCCGCGACCGCCAACACCATCTCCAAGATGGCAAACGGCATCGACGATACCCCCGTGACCACCATGGCCACGGTCGCACTCGGCGGGGGAATACCCATCGCCGTCGCTCCCGCCATGCACGGCATGATGATGGAGAACCCCGCCGTTTCCCGCAACCTGGAGACTCTGGCCTCCTGGGGAGTCAACATCATCGGACCCCACATGTCCGGAGGAAGGGCCAAGGTGGCATCTGTGAGCGAGGTGGCCGCATGGGCCATCAAACTCCTCTCCCGCGACGACCTCCTCGGTAAGAAGATACTCATAATCGGCGGAAGGAGCGAGGAACCCCTCGACAACATGCGTCTCATAACCAACCGTTCCACCGGTATGATGGCTGTGGCCCTTGCCGAACGCGCATTCGAACGCGGGGCTGATGTCGAACTGTGGATGGGCGGATGCAGTGTCCCCCTTCCTGACTACATCCCTCTCCGCAGATATGCCTCGGTCAGCGACCTCATCGGCATGCTGGACGACGTGGACCACGACATAGTCATCGTTCCGGCGGCACTGGCAGACTTCACCCCCGAGAACAAGGTCGAGGGCAAGATACCCAGCGACAAGGGATTCGACATGAAAATGAACCCTGTTCCCAAGGTCCTGCCCCTGCTCCGTCAGAAGTGTGACAAGGTCATCGGATACAAGGCCGAGTCCGGGCTGTCCCGCGATGCCCTCATAGCCAAGGCCCGCGACCGTCTCGAGAAGTACGATCTCTCCGCGGTCATCGCCAACGATATCGATTCCGCCGGCAAGACCTCCGCCAATGTGCTGCTGGTCACCGGGGATAAGGCTACGGATATCACC
- a CDS encoding thymidylate kinase Tmk2 has protein sequence MRGKFIVLEGIDGSGKTTLAHTISDAVGGAELTFEPTSGPIGSALRSGAYGDIPPAAEALLFAADRAVHTRQIEEILESGRWVICDRYLGSTVAYQSASFGDSADWEWLLGMQKKSVITPDLTILLDIDPEVSMARVSSRGEELSRFEKLDFQRRVRSAYLRLAEQLDYQVVDASADEKQVAETVLEIMRKKGLYAPQ, from the coding sequence ATGAGAGGGAAATTCATCGTCCTGGAAGGAATCGACGGTTCCGGAAAGACCACGCTGGCACATACTATATCGGATGCTGTGGGAGGTGCCGAGCTCACTTTCGAACCCACCTCCGGGCCCATCGGGTCCGCACTGAGGTCGGGGGCCTACGGGGACATCCCTCCCGCCGCCGAGGCACTGCTCTTCGCGGCGGACCGTGCCGTGCACACCAGACAGATAGAGGAGATCCTGGAGTCGGGCAGATGGGTCATTTGCGACCGTTACCTAGGATCCACCGTCGCCTATCAGTCGGCCTCCTTCGGGGATTCGGCCGATTGGGAATGGCTGCTCGGAATGCAGAAGAAATCGGTCATCACGCCGGATCTCACCATCCTCCTGGACATAGACCCCGAGGTCAGTATGGCGAGGGTATCGAGCCGCGGAGAGGAACTGAGCCGTTTCGAGAAGCTGGATTTCCAGCGCAGGGTCCGTTCCGCATATCTGCGTCTGGCTGAACAATTGGACTATCAGGTAGTGGACGCTTCCGCCGACGAGAAGCAGGTGGCGGAGACCGTTCTTGAAATCATGAGGAAGAAGGGATTGTATGCACCCCAGTGA
- a CDS encoding TOPRIM domain-containing protein, protein MTDSEQLSALEDLLAELTDLSETHILIVEGKKDCEALSNLGISGDMFTMQSGGGPVRAGEYVSSHGGKSVVLTDWDLRGDRLAERLAEILSKGPDDTDFKIRSGLRHLCRMYIKDVESLDTFVLGLRAKSI, encoded by the coding sequence ATGACCGATTCGGAGCAGTTATCCGCTCTGGAGGATCTGTTAGCTGAACTGACGGACCTGTCGGAGACACACATCCTCATCGTCGAAGGAAAGAAGGATTGCGAGGCGCTTTCCAACCTCGGGATCTCCGGGGACATGTTCACGATGCAGTCGGGAGGAGGTCCTGTCAGAGCCGGCGAGTATGTGTCCTCGCACGGTGGAAAATCAGTCGTTCTGACCGACTGGGACTTACGCGGGGACAGGTTGGCTGAACGGCTGGCGGAGATTCTGAGCAAGGGTCCCGACGATACCGATTTCAAGATACGTTCCGGATTGCGCCATCTCTGCCGCATGTACATCAAGGACGTGGAATCGCTGGACACCTTCGTCCTCGGGCTGCGTGCCAAATCTATATGA
- a CDS encoding transposase IS605 OrfB family yields the protein MKTLKVRIEPNSAQRKVIDHNIEANRYVFNALVTACKQVYNKTDKLPSVFDLNKLTTRMRNNSTFIGGAYSTTLLSTASQVAQACKKTLDTHKKEGGTLTFEPYRFWMRGDRYPRFRTGGGSGSYTYPVYKRDFSIVTEKRNGKKRRLLRFGKVPGLIRCYNQGTRIDGKIKTCTIKRKDMGSHYEYYACITYEETPKPYKDPLKGPVGVDLGISNIAALSDGTKFPNDRIFSRMYKKVAKIQKQMSRALYGSEHYNKLQTKLNHTYGKIENHRKNNVETISACIVKNHDFIGMENLSVRALRKKSKNRFMTNGYNDASLGALIRRIKDKASSAGREIILVPPKDTSQLCSKCGSMVKKDLSVRVHRCPHCGYTEDRDVNASRNVFQRALRLKIQGMGRPSLSQ from the coding sequence ATGAAGACGCTGAAGGTACGCATCGAACCGAATTCCGCTCAGAGGAAGGTGATTGATCACAACATCGAGGCGAACCGCTACGTCTTCAATGCTTTGGTGACCGCTTGCAAGCAGGTGTACAATAAAACCGACAAACTGCCTTCGGTGTTCGACTTGAACAAACTGACCACCAGAATGAGAAATAACTCCACTTTCATCGGCGGGGCGTATTCCACCACCCTCCTTTCCACGGCATCACAGGTTGCTCAGGCCTGCAAGAAAACTTTGGATACCCACAAGAAAGAAGGCGGGACGCTGACCTTCGAACCTTACAGGTTCTGGATGCGTGGTGACCGCTACCCCAGATTCCGTACTGGAGGGGGTTCGGGATCATACACCTACCCTGTGTACAAAAGGGATTTCTCGATAGTTACCGAGAAGCGCAACGGGAAGAAGAGACGTCTTCTCAGATTCGGGAAGGTCCCCGGGCTCATCAGGTGCTATAACCAGGGGACAAGGATCGACGGGAAGATCAAGACCTGTACGATCAAACGGAAGGACATGGGCAGCCACTACGAGTACTATGCCTGCATAACCTATGAGGAGACCCCCAAGCCGTACAAGGATCCTCTCAAGGGTCCCGTAGGAGTGGATCTCGGCATCTCCAACATCGCCGCCCTTTCCGACGGCACCAAATTCCCTAACGACCGCATTTTCAGCAGGATGTACAAGAAGGTCGCCAAAATCCAGAAGCAGATGAGCCGTGCCCTGTACGGCTCCGAGCATTACAATAAGTTACAAACTAAATTAAATCACACATACGGGAAGATAGAAAACCACAGGAAGAACAATGTGGAAACCATTTCGGCGTGCATCGTGAAGAACCACGATTTCATCGGGATGGAGAATCTGTCGGTCAGAGCGCTTCGCAAAAAGTCGAAGAACAGATTCATGACCAATGGATACAACGACGCATCCCTGGGAGCACTAATCAGAAGGATAAAGGACAAGGCTTCGAGCGCCGGTCGCGAGATAATCCTTGTGCCTCCCAAGGATACGTCGCAGCTGTGCTCGAAATGCGGAAGCATGGTGAAGAAGGATCTGAGTGTAAGAGTACACAGGTGCCCGCACTGCGGGTACACGGAGGACCGGGACGTGAATGCATCCCGCAACGTATTCCAACGTGCCCTCAGGCTGAAGATCCAAGGGATGGGCCGGCCATCCCTGTCCCAGTAA
- a CDS encoding Metal-dependent hydrolases beta-lactamase family: MLEVQVIASGSDGNCTVIQLDDEAIMIDAGLSYSKTHKLLEREGVDESAIKALLVTHEHADHVNGVGPIARKLGIPVYCNPATLGSFNPGNVDFNIIQTLQRFNIGDFSILPLPTLHDAADPCAYTVSAGGKNILVATDTGKFTFPLRQALEDADFAIVEANYDNKMLHEGPYPEPLKRRIAGDHGHMCNADSAREIKNTAIKPDRTIFLGHLSKHNNTPDIARDTVAEYTGIKRYKIDCLEFLGDTRTVTVSR, translated from the coding sequence ATGCTGGAAGTCCAAGTGATTGCCAGCGGTAGCGACGGCAACTGTACCGTCATCCAGCTGGACGACGAAGCGATAATGATAGATGCGGGACTCAGCTATTCTAAGACCCACAAGCTGCTGGAGCGCGAGGGCGTGGACGAGAGCGCCATCAAGGCCCTTCTGGTCACCCACGAGCACGCCGATCACGTGAACGGTGTGGGGCCCATCGCACGCAAGCTGGGTATTCCGGTTTACTGTAACCCCGCGACCCTGGGTTCATTCAATCCCGGCAACGTGGATTTCAATATCATCCAGACGCTCCAGCGTTTCAATATCGGTGATTTCAGTATCCTTCCTCTTCCTACTCTGCATGATGCTGCCGACCCCTGTGCGTACACCGTTTCGGCAGGAGGCAAGAACATCCTGGTGGCAACCGACACCGGCAAGTTCACATTCCCTCTCAGACAGGCATTGGAAGATGCGGATTTCGCTATCGTGGAAGCGAATTACGACAACAAGATGCTCCACGAGGGACCTTATCCCGAGCCGTTGAAAAGGCGTATCGCGGGGGATCACGGGCACATGTGCAACGCCGATTCCGCCAGGGAGATCAAGAACACTGCCATCAAGCCCGACCGCACCATCTTCCTCGGACATCTGAGCAAACACAACAACACTCCCGACATCGCACGCGACACGGTGGCGGAGTACACGGGCATAAAACGTTACAAAATCGATTGCTTGGAGTTCCTGGGCGACACCCGTACCGTCACTGTATCAAGGTGA
- a CDS encoding CBS domain-containing protein has protein sequence MSQLRVRDLMTTQVITVKPTDTVRQAVIRMAVDNVSGAPVVDNRNHVLGMISQTDILKLILKYQDKLDADDAGHLLNTPLDTSASSQDVNIANKEISDKKVEDIMVKSTLVTTPDAEIIEALKVMMKLGVGRLPVLEQGVLVGTISRSDIIFYIYKKKI, from the coding sequence ATGAGCCAGTTAAGGGTAAGGGATTTGATGACCACACAGGTCATAACCGTCAAGCCTACCGATACGGTTAGGCAGGCGGTAATAAGGATGGCAGTCGACAACGTTTCCGGCGCTCCTGTCGTGGACAACCGCAACCATGTTCTGGGAATGATCTCCCAGACCGATATTCTCAAGCTCATTCTGAAGTATCAGGACAAATTGGATGCAGATGACGCGGGACACCTTCTCAACACTCCCCTGGATACCTCTGCCTCCTCTCAGGATGTCAACATCGCGAACAAGGAGATCTCCGACAAGAAGGTCGAGGACATCATGGTCAAGAGTACCCTTGTCACCACTCCCGATGCGGAGATCATCGAGGCCCTGAAGGTCATGATGAAGCTCGGCGTAGGCCGTCTTCCCGTTCTCGAGCAGGGAGTCCTGGTCGGAACCATTTCCCGCTCCGATATCATCTTCTACATCTACAAGAAGAAGATCTGA
- a CDS encoding phage integrase family protein yields the protein MVEENTQEDSIELKTFLSYLDRYNDDIIGICKPSTEVERNRKIRRYGRVFAKLAQEGKIVNCDPAVMTERDVRLFIAELRDVEGLQTSTQERALALMNSYFQCAGNYGAVLIARRKLKISVPKKEVEVLTDEEVAIIEAVLDNLPGWRMTVIQGVVIIALAAGIRPGEIIRLGVNDLDLVNKTVFVRFPKGNGKYQDPHLVGILREDLIPKIEEYLIMRTAHLAKAGVETDALFPNLRNPGTYRYSDNALRQGMRKLSRICGFPFSTKTFRATFCTTVLDQDFDLLPSVSFQMGHSNEQTTRDFYNACKMARSRAKTRLIYSSVMRPDMKKEASERIRLARANGLLRHKDP from the coding sequence ATGGTAGAAGAAAACACGCAAGAAGACAGCATCGAATTGAAGACATTCCTGTCCTATCTGGACAGGTACAACGACGACATAATCGGCATCTGCAAGCCGTCCACCGAGGTCGAGCGCAACCGCAAGATCCGCCGCTATGGAAGGGTATTCGCCAAGCTGGCGCAGGAGGGGAAGATAGTCAATTGCGATCCCGCTGTGATGACCGAACGCGATGTCCGTCTGTTCATAGCGGAGCTGAGGGATGTGGAAGGCCTTCAGACATCCACGCAGGAGAGGGCCCTGGCATTGATGAACTCGTACTTCCAGTGTGCTGGTAATTACGGAGCGGTCCTGATTGCGAGGAGGAAACTGAAGATAAGTGTCCCGAAGAAGGAGGTCGAGGTCCTCACCGATGAGGAGGTAGCAATCATAGAGGCGGTCCTAGACAACCTCCCGGGGTGGAGGATGACAGTAATCCAGGGTGTGGTCATAATCGCCCTGGCGGCAGGGATCCGCCCGGGAGAGATCATCAGGTTAGGGGTGAACGATCTGGACCTCGTGAACAAGACGGTCTTCGTAAGATTCCCCAAAGGCAACGGCAAGTATCAGGACCCCCACCTTGTGGGGATCCTCCGTGAGGACCTGATTCCTAAGATCGAGGAGTACCTCATCATGCGTACAGCACATCTGGCAAAGGCGGGCGTGGAGACCGATGCCCTGTTCCCCAACCTCAGGAATCCCGGAACGTACCGTTACTCCGATAACGCTCTGAGGCAGGGGATGAGGAAGCTCTCCAGGATATGCGGATTCCCCTTCTCCACCAAGACCTTCAGAGCTACCTTCTGCACCACTGTGCTGGATCAGGATTTCGATCTGCTGCCTTCTGTGAGTTTCCAAATGGGACACTCTAACGAGCAGACCACCAGGGATTTCTACAATGCATGCAAGATGGCCCGCAGCCGTGCGAAGACGAGGCTGATTTACAGTTCCGTCATGCGTCCGGACATGAAGAAGGAGGCATCGGAGAGGATCAGACTCGCCAGGGCAAACGGGCTCCTGAGGCACAAGGACCCCTAA
- a CDS encoding transposase, whose product MNYIGIDVHKSICTAVVMNDDEKVIDQIIDFGTNDEGCSAIVDRYSPEDSYILFENLTTAHRVYHFFKDRGYRVEGLHTGHGCVTEISKTDFKTDLEDATKLARMCKDHFTGRRKYALVHFADIDSMKAKELCRVMNDCSEQRDKLNLRIQAYMDLFDIHLPKGLKNVYSNKAMTYLKSLDHPALTIMVEDMASVMAHIETSREGLESLFKDNEDVKNLMSIKGIAIQTAATIYTAIDGIERFETPESLVSYFGLKITRHESGGDRDLHGHINKRGDPLVRKYLANVVVNHSKYYPDSDLARFYKRKKEVMPHWKATTAAMRKLVCIIWAMLTRHQVYRFSSPVKA is encoded by the coding sequence ATGAACTACATTGGTATCGATGTACATAAGTCAATTTGTACAGCAGTTGTAATGAATGATGATGAGAAGGTCATCGACCAGATCATCGATTTTGGAACCAACGATGAAGGATGCTCCGCCATCGTCGACCGTTATTCTCCGGAGGATTCGTACATCCTCTTCGAGAACCTGACCACCGCTCACAGGGTGTATCATTTCTTCAAGGACAGAGGGTACCGTGTGGAGGGTCTCCACACGGGACACGGATGTGTGACGGAGATCTCCAAGACGGATTTCAAGACGGATCTCGAGGATGCCACCAAGCTGGCCAGGATGTGCAAGGATCATTTCACGGGTCGCAGGAAATATGCTCTGGTACATTTCGCCGATATCGATTCGATGAAGGCGAAGGAACTGTGCAGAGTCATGAACGACTGCAGCGAGCAGAGGGATAAGCTGAATCTCAGAATCCAGGCATACATGGATTTGTTCGACATCCATCTGCCGAAAGGCCTAAAGAATGTCTACTCGAACAAGGCGATGACTTATCTGAAGTCCTTGGATCATCCTGCTCTGACCATAATGGTCGAGGACATGGCTTCAGTGATGGCACACATCGAGACCTCCAGGGAAGGTCTGGAATCGTTGTTCAAGGACAATGAGGATGTGAAGAACCTGATGTCGATCAAGGGAATAGCCATCCAAACCGCAGCGACAATCTATACCGCAATCGACGGGATAGAGAGATTCGAGACCCCTGAGAGTCTCGTGTCGTATTTCGGGCTGAAGATAACCAGGCACGAATCCGGAGGGGACCGCGATCTTCACGGTCACATCAACAAGCGGGGCGATCCGCTTGTCCGCAAGTATCTTGCGAATGTGGTCGTGAATCATTCGAAGTACTACCCGGACAGCGATTTGGCAAGATTCTACAAGCGGAAAAAAGAGGTAATGCCGCATTGGAAAGCTACCACTGCAGCGATGAGGAAACTTGTATGCATAATCTGGGCGATGCTGACCAGACACCAGGTGTACAGATTCTCATCGCCGGTGAAGGCATGA
- a CDS encoding ABC transporter ATP-binding protein → MTDETNPKTDAGTVPDMDGCTESDKEQYGAGDLLKIENLCMEFGKFKALKNINYTLGKGLMVGLIGPNGCGKSTMMKCICKIHDMTSGTILIDGQNIDRMKASDVAKIVATVPAEPDNTFGMTVYDMVMLGRYPYVDAVWWETPEDEKVVADALNTFGLYDLRHKPVAMCSSGERQRALIAKAYVQQPKLMLVDEPTSHLDMKYKLDVMEYLQSMARSDMTVLIAEHDISLMARYCDVCIIMKKGEIVTIGDPKKVVTEELIRDVYDVDARVGLDVDGEIYVLPKKFLRKQGD, encoded by the coding sequence ATGACGGATGAGACGAACCCAAAGACAGATGCTGGCACTGTGCCAGATATGGATGGTTGTACCGAATCCGACAAGGAACAGTACGGTGCCGGGGACCTTCTGAAGATCGAGAACCTCTGTATGGAGTTCGGGAAATTCAAGGCCCTGAAGAACATCAATTACACCCTCGGCAAGGGGTTGATGGTCGGTCTGATCGGACCCAACGGATGCGGTAAATCCACCATGATGAAGTGCATATGCAAGATTCATGATATGACCTCCGGAACCATATTGATCGACGGTCAGAACATCGACAGGATGAAAGCTTCCGATGTTGCCAAGATCGTCGCAACGGTACCTGCCGAACCAGATAATACGTTCGGTATGACCGTATATGATATGGTGATGCTGGGGAGGTATCCCTACGTGGATGCCGTATGGTGGGAGACCCCAGAGGACGAGAAGGTCGTGGCCGATGCACTCAATACCTTCGGCCTCTACGACCTGAGGCACAAGCCCGTGGCGATGTGTTCGTCGGGAGAGAGGCAACGTGCGCTGATAGCCAAGGCATATGTGCAGCAGCCCAAGCTTATGCTGGTCGACGAACCAACCTCACACCTTGACATGAAGTACAAGCTGGATGTGATGGAGTACCTCCAGTCCATGGCACGTTCGGACATGACCGTTTTGATTGCGGAACACGACATTTCCTTGATGGCGAGGTATTGCGACGTATGTATCATCATGAAGAAAGGTGAGATAGTCACCATCGGCGACCCTAAGAAAGTCGTCACCGAGGAACTGATTCGCGATGTGTATGATGTCGATGCTAGAGTCGGTTTGGATGTCGATGGGGAGATCTACGTCCTTCCGAAGAAGTTCCTCAGGAAACAGGGGGATTGA
- a CDS encoding ABC transporter permease protein, translating into MIFKKKETEPGAVESEIAVKKRRFVGIVIFGLIMSFVAFLISISISSGGVIPVSEALSSLFSAIGKMTASESAKAADPSAYELNTVELYIYQARLPRTIAAIGVGAGLAVAGCMYQAIIRNPLVDPYITGVSSGAGCLAIAAVAFSVSLPFIGNGSLYVIPVMAIIGGLAAFAVTMLVAERSGGSATNYILAGTIVGFALSSFQTVFLSMNQDNFTNAMWWLFGSFANITWENAWIVFIPAIGLSVISMFWAREFNLFMMGENQAKQLGLNVKLFKRSMMILASVLTAICVAFCGIIGFVGLIIPHACRMALGTDHRLMMPASIVLGAMLMLFADLAARTVLSPMELPVGAITAMIGTPIFAYMLIKRGRRYDG; encoded by the coding sequence ATGATATTCAAAAAGAAAGAAACCGAACCGGGTGCGGTCGAGAGCGAAATCGCCGTCAAGAAGCGGAGGTTCGTAGGGATCGTGATATTCGGCCTTATCATGTCCTTCGTGGCATTCCTCATCTCGATATCCATCTCGTCGGGAGGAGTCATCCCGGTCAGCGAAGCCCTGTCCTCGCTGTTCTCCGCTATCGGGAAGATGACCGCCTCGGAATCCGCCAAAGCCGCCGACCCGTCCGCCTATGAACTGAATACTGTCGAATTATACATCTACCAGGCCAGGCTGCCCAGGACCATCGCCGCTATCGGTGTCGGTGCGGGACTGGCAGTGGCCGGGTGCATGTATCAGGCCATCATAAGAAACCCCTTAGTGGATCCGTACATCACCGGAGTATCCTCCGGTGCGGGATGTCTCGCAATAGCCGCTGTTGCCTTCAGCGTATCGCTTCCCTTCATCGGCAACGGCTCTCTGTACGTCATTCCTGTGATGGCCATCATCGGAGGCCTTGCCGCCTTCGCGGTCACCATGCTGGTGGCCGAACGTTCCGGAGGTTCCGCCACCAACTACATCCTGGCGGGAACCATCGTGGGATTCGCGCTGTCGTCGTTCCAGACCGTGTTCCTCAGTATGAACCAGGACAACTTCACCAACGCAATGTGGTGGCTGTTCGGATCCTTCGCCAACATCACCTGGGAGAATGCTTGGATCGTGTTCATTCCCGCCATAGGCCTGTCGGTCATATCCATGTTCTGGGCGAGGGAATTCAATCTCTTCATGATGGGTGAGAACCAGGCCAAGCAGCTGGGACTGAACGTCAAGCTGTTCAAGAGGTCGATGATGATCCTTGCCTCGGTCCTTACCGCGATATGTGTGGCGTTCTGCGGAATCATCGGATTCGTGGGACTCATCATCCCCCATGCCTGCCGTATGGCGCTGGGAACGGATCACCGTCTCATGATGCCCGCATCCATCGTTCTCGGGGCGATGCTCATGCTGTTCGCAGATCTCGCCGCGCGTACCGTCCTTTCTCCGATGGAGCTCCCCGTAGGTGCCATCACGGCGATGATTGGTACTCCGATATTCGCTTACATGCTTATCAAGAGGGGGCGCAGATATGACGGATGA